In one window of Deinococcus terrestris DNA:
- the paaI gene encoding hydroxyphenylacetyl-CoA thioesterase PaaI, with product MSYADTLGMRVLEATPGLTRVTLTVTDAGLNMHGTAHGGLLFSLADEAFAVISNLEAQAVAVETHLSFFRAARPGDELVAVATPERVGRTLATYRVEVRRGEQGPVLALFLGTVSRRERGQSE from the coding sequence ATGAGCTACGCCGACACGCTGGGCATGCGGGTGTTGGAGGCCACGCCGGGGCTGACCCGCGTCACGCTGACCGTCACGGACGCTGGACTGAACATGCACGGCACCGCGCACGGCGGCCTGCTGTTCAGCCTTGCGGACGAGGCGTTCGCGGTCATCAGCAATCTGGAGGCGCAGGCGGTCGCGGTCGAGACGCACCTGAGCTTCTTCCGGGCGGCGCGGCCAGGAGACGAACTGGTGGCCGTCGCCACGCCCGAGCGGGTGGGCCGCACCCTGGCGACCTACCGGGTGGAGGTCCGGCGTGGCGAGCAGGGGCCGGTGCTGGCGCTATTTCTGGGGACGGTGTCGCGGCGGGAGCGGGGTCAGTCGGAGTGA